One genomic window of Oleomonas cavernae includes the following:
- a CDS encoding lipid-transfer protein, with product MGRRVNVIGVGMTKFAKPGASDEYHIMARDAGRLALADAGISYDEIEQVYAGYVYGDSTCGQRAAYTLGMTGIPVFNVNSNCSTGSSALYLARQAVESGMVECALALGFEKMARGALAAAFNDRESPMQPQAEMMVEVQGLSRAPGAAQMFGGAGREYRWKHGTKRETFGKIAEKARLHASRNPYALFNQVLSLDEIMASEEVFDPLTRFQCCPPTCGAGAAVLCSDDFAARHGITDAVYIAGQAMTTDYPSSIEEKSMIKMIGFDMTASAARQVYEKTGIGPDDVDVVELHDCFTANELLTYEGLGLCGDGQAEKFIWDGDNTYGGKFVVNPSGGLLSKGHPLGATGLAQCTELVWQLRGTADQRQVAGARIALQHNLGLGGACVVTLYRRD from the coding sequence ATGGGCCGTCGCGTAAACGTCATCGGGGTCGGCATGACCAAGTTCGCCAAGCCGGGCGCCTCGGACGAATATCACATCATGGCGCGGGATGCGGGGCGTCTCGCCCTGGCCGATGCCGGCATCAGCTACGACGAGATCGAGCAGGTCTATGCCGGCTATGTCTACGGCGACAGCACCTGCGGCCAGCGCGCGGCCTATACGCTGGGCATGACCGGCATCCCGGTGTTCAACGTCAACTCCAACTGCTCCACGGGGTCGAGCGCGCTCTACCTCGCCCGCCAGGCGGTGGAGAGCGGCATGGTCGAATGCGCCCTGGCGCTGGGCTTCGAGAAGATGGCGCGCGGCGCCCTGGCCGCGGCCTTCAACGACCGCGAAAGCCCGATGCAGCCCCAGGCCGAGATGATGGTCGAGGTCCAGGGCCTGAGCCGGGCGCCGGGGGCCGCCCAGATGTTCGGCGGCGCCGGCCGCGAATACCGCTGGAAGCACGGCACCAAGCGCGAGACCTTCGGCAAGATCGCCGAGAAGGCGCGCCTGCACGCCTCGCGCAACCCCTACGCCCTGTTCAATCAGGTGCTGAGCCTGGACGAGATCATGGCGTCGGAGGAGGTGTTCGACCCCCTGACCCGCTTCCAGTGCTGCCCGCCCACCTGCGGGGCGGGGGCGGCGGTGCTGTGCTCGGACGACTTCGCGGCCAGGCATGGCATCACCGATGCGGTCTATATCGCCGGCCAGGCCATGACCACCGACTATCCCTCCTCGATCGAGGAGAAGAGCATGATCAAGATGATCGGCTTCGACATGACCGCCAGCGCGGCCAGGCAGGTCTATGAGAAGACCGGAATCGGGCCCGATGACGTCGATGTGGTGGAATTGCACGATTGCTTCACGGCCAATGAACTGCTGACCTATGAGGGTCTCGGCCTGTGCGGCGACGGCCAGGCCGAGAAGTTCATCTGGGACGGCGACAATACCTACGGCGGCAAATTCGTGGTGAATCCTTCCGGCGGCCTGCTGTCCAAGGGCCACCCCCTGGGTGCCACCGGCCTGGCCCAGTGCACCGAGCTGGTCTGGCAGTTGCGCGGCACGGCGGATCAGCGCCAGGTCGCCGGTGCCCGCATCGCCCTCCAGCACAATCTGGGCCTGGGCGGCGCCTGCGTCGTCACCCTGTACCGCCGCGATTGA
- a CDS encoding peroxisomal multifunctional enzyme type 2, with translation MSNDLRYDGRVVVITGAGNGLGRSHALLFGARGAKVVVNDLGGGAHGGGKSSAAADKVVDEIRSAGGEAVANYDSVEDGDKIVQTALDHFGRIDVLINNAGILRDASFAKMTDEDWDLIYRVHLRGSYKVSHAAWPHMRAAGYGRIIMTTSSAGIYGNFGQANYSAMKLALLGLGNTLSHEGRAKNVNVNTIAPIAGSRLTETVMPADVVAALKPEFVSPLVAWLAHEDCSETGGLFEVGAGFMGKLRWERTLGHNFRGRSFSPEDVAAKWEKITDFAEANHPANVNESFGPIMAEMGKPGKGGNEFIDADEATSAAPIEMTSSYDERDVSLYALGIGAARNPAEESELGLVYELNNDGFHVLPTYGVMPSSNAFLKLAQQGHKFPGCNFGFDRILHGEQFTEIVRPMPPRAKLSHKTRVKDVFDKGKNALITYATETFDEAGDLLAYNEMTAVVRGAGGWGGDRGPSVEVNVPPDRAPDAVIEEKTDENQTLLYRLSGDWNPLHADPAFARAFGFDKPILHGLCFFGYAGRHVVKAFCGNDPRRFKNIKVRFADSVFPGETLVTEMWKESDNRIVFRMKVKERDKVVLSNAAVELYSEIPKAKAKTAAPSAVAAAPVAGPSTADVFAAIGAYVEKTPGLAAKVGTVYQWNITGPNSNWVLDLKNGAGSCKPGVAEKPDCTIAVAESDFIDLCSGKADAQKLYFGGKLKITGNIMASQKLGFLKDVRIEAGAAGTAPAAAAPAEAEAAPVQPRTGPVFAAIAARLKAGAEVGGVLQFNVHAPDAAWVIDPGKGTVSEGRADAPAATIGIDDEDLLALAQGAVAARDLFQKGKLKVDGDIRVAHRLDALTRLN, from the coding sequence ATGAGCAATGACTTGCGTTACGACGGCCGGGTTGTCGTCATCACCGGGGCCGGCAACGGCCTGGGCCGTTCTCATGCCCTGCTGTTTGGTGCCCGCGGCGCCAAGGTGGTGGTCAACGACTTAGGGGGAGGCGCCCATGGCGGCGGCAAGTCGTCGGCCGCGGCGGACAAGGTGGTCGACGAGATCCGTAGCGCAGGCGGCGAGGCGGTCGCGAATTACGACTCGGTCGAGGATGGCGACAAGATCGTACAGACGGCGCTGGATCATTTCGGCCGCATCGACGTGCTGATCAACAATGCCGGCATCCTGCGCGACGCGAGCTTCGCCAAGATGACCGACGAGGACTGGGACCTGATCTACCGCGTACACCTGCGCGGCAGCTACAAGGTCAGCCACGCCGCCTGGCCGCACATGCGCGCGGCGGGTTACGGCCGCATCATCATGACCACGTCCAGCGCTGGGATTTACGGCAACTTCGGCCAGGCCAACTACAGCGCGATGAAGCTGGCCCTGCTGGGCCTGGGCAATACCCTGTCCCACGAGGGCCGGGCCAAGAACGTCAATGTGAACACGATCGCGCCCATCGCCGGCTCGCGCCTGACCGAGACGGTAATGCCGGCCGACGTGGTCGCGGCCCTGAAGCCCGAATTCGTCAGCCCCCTGGTCGCCTGGCTGGCCCACGAGGATTGCAGCGAGACCGGCGGCCTGTTCGAGGTGGGTGCTGGCTTCATGGGCAAGCTGCGCTGGGAACGCACCCTGGGCCACAATTTCCGCGGCCGCAGCTTTAGCCCCGAGGATGTCGCCGCGAAGTGGGAGAAGATCACTGATTTTGCCGAGGCCAACCACCCGGCCAATGTGAACGAGAGCTTCGGCCCGATCATGGCCGAGATGGGCAAGCCCGGCAAAGGCGGCAACGAATTCATCGATGCCGATGAGGCGACCAGTGCCGCCCCCATCGAGATGACCTCGAGCTATGACGAGCGCGACGTCTCGCTCTATGCCCTGGGCATCGGCGCCGCCCGCAATCCGGCCGAGGAGAGCGAGCTGGGCCTGGTCTACGAGCTGAACAACGACGGGTTCCACGTCCTGCCCACCTATGGCGTGATGCCCTCGTCCAACGCGTTCCTCAAATTGGCGCAACAGGGCCACAAGTTCCCCGGCTGCAACTTCGGCTTCGACCGCATCCTGCATGGCGAACAGTTCACCGAAATTGTCCGGCCGATGCCGCCCAGGGCCAAGCTGAGCCACAAGACCCGGGTGAAGGATGTCTTCGATAAGGGCAAGAATGCCCTGATCACCTATGCGACCGAGACTTTCGACGAGGCGGGCGATCTGCTCGCCTATAACGAGATGACGGCGGTGGTGCGCGGGGCCGGCGGCTGGGGCGGCGATCGCGGCCCCTCGGTCGAGGTGAACGTGCCGCCCGATCGCGCGCCCGACGCGGTGATCGAGGAGAAGACCGACGAGAACCAGACCCTGCTCTACCGCCTCTCGGGCGACTGGAACCCGCTGCACGCCGATCCGGCCTTCGCCCGCGCCTTCGGCTTCGACAAGCCGATCCTGCACGGGTTGTGCTTCTTTGGTTACGCCGGGCGCCATGTGGTGAAGGCGTTCTGCGGCAACGACCCGCGCCGCTTCAAGAACATCAAGGTGCGCTTCGCCGACAGCGTCTTCCCGGGCGAGACCCTGGTCACCGAGATGTGGAAGGAAAGCGACAACCGCATCGTCTTCCGCATGAAGGTGAAGGAGCGCGACAAGGTGGTCTTGAGCAACGCCGCCGTCGAACTCTATAGCGAGATCCCCAAGGCGAAGGCCAAGACGGCGGCACCGTCGGCGGTTGCCGCGGCACCGGTCGCCGGGCCGTCGACCGCCGATGTCTTCGCGGCGATCGGCGCCTATGTCGAGAAGACGCCGGGCCTCGCGGCCAAGGTGGGCACGGTCTACCAGTGGAACATCACCGGGCCCAACAGCAATTGGGTGCTGGACCTGAAGAACGGTGCTGGTTCCTGCAAGCCGGGCGTGGCCGAGAAGCCGGACTGCACCATCGCGGTCGCCGAAAGCGATTTCATCGACCTGTGCTCGGGCAAGGCGGATGCGCAGAAGCTGTACTTCGGCGGCAAGCTGAAGATCACCGGCAATATCATGGCCTCGCAGAAGCTGGGCTTCCTCAAGGATGTCCGGATCGAGGCGGGGGCTGCCGGCACGGCGCCCGCCGCGGCGGCGCCGGCTGAGGCGGAAGCGGCGCCGGTGCAGCCGCGCACGGGTCCCGTCTTTGCCGCCATCGCGGCGCGGCTGAAGGCCGGCGCCGAGGTGGGCGGGGTGTTGCAGTTCAATGTGCATGCCCCCGACGCCGCCTGGGTGATCGACCCCGGGAAGGGCACGGTCAGCGAGGGCCGGGCCGATGCGCCCGCCGCCACCATCGGCATCGACGACGAGGACCTGCTGGCGCTCGCGCAAGGCGCCGTCGCCGCCAGGGACCTGTTCCAGAAGGGCAAGCTGAAGGTCGACGGGGATATCCGCGTTGCCCACCGGCTCGATGCCCTGACCCGCCTGAACTGA
- a CDS encoding acyl-CoA dehydrogenase family protein — translation MDGSVLMEGYVSPWMNEDLAIFRDQVRRFFEREMVPHVEKWRKQHRVDREAWLKAGEAGILCASIPEEYGGAGGTLAYEAVIAEEAARTGVGSGFGAGNGVHSAICAHYILAYGTEEQKQRWLPKMASGEMICAVAMTEPGTGSDLQAVRTIARREGDDYLISGQKTFITNGQNADLVIVVAKTDREAAAHGISLIVVEVNDAPGFRRGRNLEKIGMADQDTSELFFDDVRVPAQNVLGGAEGQGFMQLMQQLGWERVSCALGAVVCMEMAVKETVKYTKERKAFGKPIIHFQNTQFKLAECKTAAVAARIFIDNVMVRQLDGTLDPITSAMVKWWCTEQNSKVVDECLQLHGGYGYMMEYPIARMWTDTRVQKIFAGTNEIMKMIIGRTL, via the coding sequence ATGGATGGCAGCGTCTTGATGGAGGGCTATGTCTCGCCCTGGATGAACGAGGATCTGGCGATCTTCCGCGACCAGGTGCGGCGTTTCTTCGAGCGCGAAATGGTCCCCCATGTCGAGAAATGGCGGAAGCAGCACCGGGTCGACCGCGAAGCCTGGTTGAAGGCGGGCGAGGCCGGCATCCTGTGCGCCTCCATCCCCGAGGAGTACGGCGGTGCCGGCGGGACGTTGGCCTATGAGGCGGTGATCGCCGAGGAAGCGGCCCGCACCGGCGTGGGCAGCGGTTTTGGCGCCGGCAACGGCGTGCATTCGGCGATCTGCGCCCACTACATCCTGGCCTATGGTACCGAGGAACAGAAGCAGCGCTGGCTCCCGAAGATGGCGTCGGGCGAGATGATCTGCGCCGTGGCGATGACCGAGCCGGGCACGGGGTCGGACCTGCAGGCGGTGCGCACGATCGCCAGGCGCGAGGGCGACGACTACCTGATCTCGGGGCAAAAGACCTTCATCACCAACGGCCAGAATGCCGATCTGGTCATCGTCGTGGCCAAGACCGATAGGGAAGCGGCGGCCCACGGCATTTCGCTGATCGTGGTCGAGGTCAACGACGCGCCGGGCTTTCGCCGCGGCCGCAACCTGGAAAAGATCGGCATGGCCGACCAGGACACGTCGGAACTGTTCTTCGACGATGTCCGCGTGCCGGCGCAAAACGTCCTGGGCGGGGCCGAGGGCCAGGGCTTCATGCAATTGATGCAGCAACTGGGCTGGGAGCGCGTCTCCTGCGCCCTGGGCGCGGTCGTGTGCATGGAAATGGCGGTCAAGGAGACGGTCAAGTACACGAAGGAGCGCAAGGCCTTCGGCAAGCCGATCATCCATTTCCAGAACACCCAGTTCAAGCTGGCCGAATGCAAGACCGCGGCGGTGGCGGCGCGCATCTTCATCGACAATGTGATGGTGCGGCAACTGGACGGCACGCTCGATCCCATCACCTCGGCCATGGTCAAGTGGTGGTGTACCGAGCAGAACTCCAAGGTCGTCGACGAGTGCCTGCAGCTCCATGGCGGCTATGGTTACATGATGGAATATCCCATTGCCCGCATGTGGACCGACACGCGCGTGCAGAAGATCTTCGCCGGCACCAACGAGATCATGAAGATGATCATCGGCCGGACACTCTAG
- a CDS encoding TetR/AcrR family transcriptional regulator: MVVQNQGGSASAKPKRSPGRPPGGTEEAFRARRHEILRAAAQMFNERGFHETSLSDLADRLNVTKPSIYYYVESKDALLFECSGVALAQMQLAAAEILTCHTGLERLETFFRHYTRLLCDDFGRCLALTDPRWLEPDSRKSNLAGRRALTNKVEEFLVEGMADGSIGPCDTRLTTYTLFSAFNGIARWWKAGRDPAPDDMAALTLGTFTAGLKPRQT; the protein is encoded by the coding sequence ATGGTGGTGCAGAATCAAGGCGGTAGCGCGAGCGCCAAGCCCAAGCGCTCGCCCGGGCGGCCGCCCGGCGGCACCGAGGAGGCATTCCGCGCCCGGCGCCACGAGATCCTGCGGGCGGCGGCGCAGATGTTCAACGAGCGCGGCTTCCACGAAACCTCGCTCAGCGACCTGGCCGACCGGCTGAATGTCACCAAGCCCTCGATCTATTATTATGTCGAGAGCAAGGATGCCCTGCTGTTCGAGTGCAGCGGCGTGGCCCTGGCCCAGATGCAGCTTGCCGCGGCCGAAATCCTGACCTGCCACACCGGGCTGGAGCGCCTGGAGACCTTCTTCCGCCATTACACGCGGCTGCTGTGCGACGATTTCGGCCGCTGCCTGGCCCTGACCGATCCGCGCTGGCTGGAGCCTGACTCACGCAAATCGAACCTGGCCGGCCGCCGCGCCCTGACCAACAAGGTCGAGGAATTCCTCGTCGAGGGCATGGCCGACGGCTCGATCGGCCCCTGCGACACCCGCCTGACCACCTACACCCTGTTCTCGGCCTTCAACGGCATCGCCCGTTGGTGGAAGGCCGGGCGCGACCCCGCGCCCGACGACATGGCCGCCCTGACCCTGGGCACCTTCACCGCCGGCCTCAAGCCGCGGCAAACGTAA
- a CDS encoding SDR family oxidoreductase — MNYFLTGATGFIGKFLLERLLARPKAQIYVLVRPSSREKYDALLERFGDAAEGRLHMVEGDVTQDGLVAIADLKKLEGKIDHIFHLAAVYDMNMDDATGDKINNEGTRNVVDFANSLGGKVTLHHVSSIAVAGDGFAGVFSEDMFDEGQDVSHPYYRTKFQSEKIVREASKVPFRIYRPGAVVGDSRTGEMDKVDGPYYFFKTIQKLSHAIPKWLPLLGIEGGRVALVPVDYVAAAMDVIAHKPGLDGKAFFLIQSPSPTVGQLLQTIMSAAHGPEFAKRFELPLVSRVAGEFTKRMGKLVPDAVKRQVSKTLGLPVSVLGQAFNRTIFDDKQARAALEGSGVRCPDLHDYADKLWQYWEQHLDFETDVPPRLLRKLQGKVVVVTGASSGIGLVTAKKLAAAGAKVVLVARGLEKLESAQKIIQKAGGEAYVYSCDLSDLNAIDAMAEAILRDFGHVDVLINNAGRSIRRAVFESLDRFHDYERTMQLNYFGPVRLIMKLLPSMAERKSGHIINISSIGVLANAPRFSAYVASKAALDAFSRCLSAEVKARDIEITAIYMPLVRTPMIAPTKLYDYVPTWSPERAGNTVIKAIVERPKSIATGVGTAAALSYAVWPKLNDYILSQGFRLFPSSSAAKSVKEGGKPSVEQVIFSNVFKGEHW; from the coding sequence ATGAACTATTTTCTCACCGGGGCCACCGGCTTCATCGGCAAGTTCCTGCTGGAACGCCTGCTCGCCCGGCCGAAGGCGCAGATCTACGTGCTGGTCCGCCCCTCGTCCCGCGAGAAGTACGACGCCCTGCTGGAGCGTTTCGGCGACGCGGCCGAGGGCCGGCTGCACATGGTCGAGGGCGACGTCACCCAGGACGGCCTGGTGGCCATCGCCGACCTGAAGAAGCTCGAAGGCAAGATCGACCACATCTTCCACTTGGCCGCCGTCTACGACATGAACATGGACGATGCGACGGGCGACAAGATCAATAATGAGGGCACCCGCAACGTCGTCGACTTCGCCAACAGCCTGGGCGGCAAGGTGACCCTGCACCATGTCTCCAGCATCGCGGTGGCGGGCGACGGTTTCGCCGGCGTCTTCAGCGAAGACATGTTCGACGAGGGCCAGGACGTCAGCCACCCCTATTACCGCACCAAGTTCCAATCCGAGAAGATCGTCCGCGAGGCGAGCAAGGTGCCCTTCCGCATCTATCGTCCCGGCGCGGTGGTGGGCGACAGCCGCACCGGCGAGATGGACAAGGTCGACGGCCCCTACTACTTCTTCAAGACCATCCAGAAACTCTCCCACGCCATCCCCAAGTGGCTGCCGCTGCTGGGCATCGAAGGCGGCCGGGTGGCGCTCGTCCCCGTCGACTACGTTGCCGCCGCCATGGACGTGATCGCCCACAAGCCGGGCCTGGACGGCAAGGCCTTCTTCCTGATCCAGTCGCCCTCGCCCACCGTGGGGCAGTTGCTCCAGACCATCATGAGCGCCGCCCACGGCCCCGAATTCGCCAAGCGCTTCGAACTGCCCCTGGTTTCCCGCGTGGCGGGCGAATTCACCAAGCGCATGGGCAAGCTGGTGCCCGACGCCGTGAAGCGCCAGGTGTCGAAGACCCTGGGCCTGCCGGTGTCGGTGCTGGGCCAGGCCTTCAACCGCACCATCTTCGACGACAAGCAGGCGCGCGCGGCGCTGGAAGGCAGCGGCGTGCGCTGCCCGGACCTCCATGATTACGCCGACAAGCTGTGGCAGTACTGGGAACAGCACCTGGATTTCGAGACCGACGTCCCGCCCCGCCTGCTGCGCAAGCTCCAAGGCAAGGTGGTGGTGGTCACCGGCGCCTCGTCCGGCATCGGCCTCGTCACCGCCAAGAAGCTGGCGGCGGCCGGCGCCAAGGTGGTCCTGGTCGCCCGCGGCCTGGAGAAGCTGGAATCGGCGCAGAAGATCATCCAGAAGGCCGGCGGCGAGGCCTATGTCTACTCCTGCGACCTGAGCGATCTCAATGCGATCGACGCCATGGCCGAGGCGATCCTGCGCGACTTCGGCCATGTCGACGTGCTGATCAACAATGCCGGCCGCTCCATCCGCCGCGCCGTGTTCGAAAGCCTGGACCGCTTCCACGACTATGAACGCACCATGCAGCTCAACTATTTCGGGCCGGTGCGCCTGATCATGAAGCTGCTGCCGTCGATGGCCGAGCGCAAGAGCGGCCACATCATCAACATCAGCTCGATCGGCGTGCTGGCCAATGCACCGCGCTTCTCGGCCTATGTCGCCAGCAAGGCGGCGCTCGACGCCTTCAGCCGCTGCCTCTCGGCCGAGGTGAAGGCCCGCGATATCGAAATCACCGCGATCTACATGCCGCTGGTGCGCACCCCCATGATCGCGCCCACCAAGCTCTACGACTATGTCCCGACCTGGAGCCCGGAGCGCGCGGGCAACACGGTGATCAAGGCGATCGTCGAACGGCCCAAGAGCATCGCCACCGGTGTCGGCACCGCCGCGGCCCTGTCCTATGCCGTGTGGCCCAAGCTGAACGACTACATCCTCTCCCAGGGCTTCCGCCTGTTCCCCTCCTCCTCCGCGGCCAAGAGTGTCAAGGAAGGCGGCAAGCCGTCGGTCGAGCAGGTCATCTTCTCCAACGTGTTCAAGGGCGAGCACTGGTAA
- a CDS encoding Rossmann-fold NAD(P)-binding domain-containing protein yields the protein MTTLLLVGATGLVGQHTLALALADPRVTKVVAPTRRPLPAGPKLENPVVDFDALPEDAPWWQAGAVICTLGTTQKIAGSQAAFRKVDYDYPLAVARLARRHSTPAYALTSSVGASARSPSFYLRTKGSWRRNWPASALPR from the coding sequence ATGACAACCCTGCTGCTGGTCGGCGCCACGGGCCTGGTCGGGCAGCACACGCTTGCCCTGGCCCTGGCCGACCCGCGGGTAACCAAGGTGGTCGCCCCGACCCGGCGGCCCCTGCCGGCTGGCCCCAAGCTCGAAAACCCGGTGGTGGATTTCGATGCCCTGCCGGAGGATGCCCCTTGGTGGCAGGCGGGTGCGGTCATCTGCACCCTGGGCACCACCCAGAAGATCGCCGGCTCGCAAGCCGCCTTCCGCAAGGTCGACTACGACTATCCGCTGGCCGTCGCCCGGCTCGCCCGCCGGCACAGCACCCCGGCCTATGCCCTGACCTCCTCGGTTGGGGCATCCGCCCGCTCGCCCTCCTTCTACCTGCGCACCAAGGGGAGTTGGAGAAGGAACTGGCCGGCGTCGGCTTTGCCTCGCTGA
- a CDS encoding Rossmann-fold NAD(P)-binding domain-containing protein has protein sequence MEKELAGVGFASLTIVRPSGIDGERNPPRAMESLGMSIVRHLAPIIPRRYRVVTPTQIAKALIQGALATPPGVNIVESEAL, from the coding sequence TTGGAGAAGGAACTGGCCGGCGTCGGCTTTGCCTCGCTGACCATCGTGCGGCCGTCCGGCATCGATGGCGAGCGCAACCCGCCGCGCGCGATGGAGTCGCTGGGCATGAGCATCGTGCGGCACCTGGCCCCCATCATCCCGCGCCGCTACCGCGTGGTGACCCCCACCCAGATCGCCAAGGCCCTGATCCAGGGCGCCCTGGCCACCCCGCCGGGCGTGAATATCGTCGAGTCCGAAGCACTATAG
- a CDS encoding GGDEF domain-containing protein encodes MAASVIHVPTFAIALTILITVVTVAYGALYLAGLRYRSSQTFFLAYGACTVGVAGAFARPFMPEALSVGLCNLGVGLFLVLLHRGLAHLTDQPRRPIRIDAALVAGLVLVQLALTFVWPSLGLRIVVFSAAGIIEPLLIIRMLAAVREPALRPVIRFQVAGIALLVLINVARVPLTLGDGLTSLMSPSVSLVLSFAGFFLFIITNAVGNFAFMAARNQLALQRAATEDPLTNALNRRALDFIIERELSRRLRSRGDLAVLVLDLDDFKGINDRHGHKIGDDVLRSVADRVRGCIGGFDTLARIGGEEFVVLLPECNTHGAGQVADRILRAIRQSPAAHLDGEAISITISIGGALLSGNTQEDWPSLFDRADRALYQAKLTGRDRAVFHNEPRLRLSASL; translated from the coding sequence GTGGCTGCCTCGGTCATACATGTTCCGACTTTTGCCATCGCCCTGACCATCCTCATCACAGTGGTCACCGTGGCTTATGGCGCGCTTTATCTGGCTGGGCTGCGCTATCGGTCGAGCCAGACCTTTTTCCTGGCTTACGGCGCCTGCACCGTCGGTGTCGCCGGCGCCTTCGCCCGCCCCTTCATGCCCGAGGCGCTGTCGGTCGGCCTGTGCAACCTGGGCGTCGGCCTGTTTCTGGTCCTGCTGCATCGCGGCCTCGCCCATCTGACCGACCAGCCGCGCCGCCCGATCCGTATCGATGCCGCCCTGGTCGCCGGCCTGGTCCTCGTGCAACTGGCGCTGACGTTCGTCTGGCCCTCGCTCGGCCTGCGCATCGTCGTGTTTTCGGCCGCCGGCATCATCGAGCCCCTGCTGATCATCCGCATGCTGGCGGCGGTGCGCGAGCCTGCCCTACGGCCCGTGATCCGCTTTCAGGTGGCCGGCATCGCCCTCCTCGTCCTGATCAATGTCGCCCGGGTTCCCCTGACTCTCGGCGACGGGCTGACCTCGCTGATGAGTCCCAGCGTTTCGCTCGTGCTCTCCTTCGCCGGCTTCTTCCTGTTCATCATTACCAATGCCGTGGGCAACTTCGCCTTCATGGCTGCGCGCAACCAACTGGCGCTGCAACGGGCGGCGACCGAAGATCCGCTGACCAATGCCCTCAACCGGCGGGCCCTGGATTTCATCATCGAGCGGGAGTTGAGCCGGCGCCTGCGCAGCCGTGGCGACCTGGCCGTGCTGGTGCTCGATCTCGACGATTTCAAGGGCATCAACGATCGCCACGGTCACAAGATCGGCGACGACGTCCTGCGCTCGGTGGCCGACCGCGTGCGCGGCTGCATCGGCGGCTTCGACACGCTGGCCCGCATCGGCGGCGAGGAGTTCGTCGTCCTGCTGCCGGAATGCAACACGCACGGTGCCGGCCAGGTCGCCGACAGGATCTTGCGCGCGATCCGCCAGTCGCCGGCCGCCCATCTCGATGGCGAGGCGATCTCGATCACCATCTCGATCGGCGGTGCCTTGCTGTCGGGAAACACGCAGGAGGATTGGCCCAGCCTGTTCGACCGCGCCGACCGCGCCCTTTACCAGGCCAAGCTTACCGGCCGCGACCGGGCGGTCTTCCACAACGAACCGCGCCTCAGGCTTTCCGCATCGCTTTGA
- a CDS encoding DUF2569 family protein, with product MLLVVVALGVALQGIVLANDNPALFIGVMPLQQDVMQAWQIERFAKLILFLVGLRCLYLVLRRDRRLPELFSIWLCLWLAVIIVDGLALKLIFDIPLDNRWIWQVIVGAVICVAGVSYANSSTSVRSTFVK from the coding sequence GTGCTCCTAGTCGTTGTCGCCCTGGGTGTTGCATTGCAGGGAATCGTGCTGGCCAATGACAATCCTGCTCTGTTCATCGGAGTGATGCCCCTGCAACAGGATGTCATGCAGGCTTGGCAAATAGAGCGGTTTGCTAAGTTGATATTGTTTCTCGTTGGTCTTCGTTGTCTTTATTTAGTGCTTCGCAGGGATCGGCGACTGCCCGAATTGTTTTCGATTTGGCTCTGCTTGTGGCTTGCCGTCATCATCGTCGATGGATTGGCGCTCAAGCTGATTTTCGACATACCGTTGGACAATCGGTGGATCTGGCAAGTCATCGTGGGCGCCGTCATCTGCGTGGCGGGGGTTTCCTATGCCAATAGTTCGACGAGCGTCAGAAGCACCTTCGTGAAATAG